Proteins from one Bacteroides mediterraneensis genomic window:
- a CDS encoding sialate O-acetylesterase, with product MKNTNYFVLGLLALTLGIEVKAQIQLPSVFSDGMVLQQNSKVAVWGWGNPSETLMILSEWSPGDTVRAVVDNQGRWKAEVPTGCAGGPYTLEVKGWNDSWKVSDVMLGEVWLCSGQSNMEWSADMGIMNGEQEVKQAACPSVRIFHNPKQGADTPQTDCRTKWEVATPESMRKTSATAYFFARYLTEHLKVPVGILVSAWGGTPAEVWTPAEIVEKDKILSKNKLKDYPWWPIKPGVLYNQMIHPLVPYQIAGCIWYQGESNHENAPSYARLVSKMVESWRKDFRWDFPFYYVQIAPHTYGAKNNTPALLREQQELMLSLVKSTAMINISDLVENVKDIHPRNKRAIGERLACLAMDKVYGQFTNAYESPHLASAELQRGKVVVNLEGNFSFLRSTAPNITGLVLTDGKGDTLTVKAKIKGKQIVLPVRKQSTPPYQVSYCFDEATIGSLRTEAGLPVLPFCTKPIEK from the coding sequence ATGAAAAACACAAATTATTTTGTTCTAGGGTTGTTGGCCCTGACGTTGGGAATAGAAGTTAAGGCACAAATCCAACTTCCATCGGTCTTTTCTGATGGCATGGTATTACAGCAAAACAGTAAGGTAGCCGTGTGGGGATGGGGAAATCCGTCTGAAACCCTGATGATTCTTTCCGAATGGAGTCCGGGAGATACGGTGCGTGCGGTAGTTGATAATCAGGGACGCTGGAAAGCGGAAGTACCGACCGGGTGTGCCGGAGGTCCGTATACGCTTGAAGTAAAGGGATGGAATGACAGTTGGAAAGTGTCGGATGTGATGCTGGGTGAAGTCTGGCTGTGCAGCGGACAGTCGAATATGGAATGGTCGGCTGATATGGGAATCATGAATGGTGAGCAAGAGGTGAAACAGGCTGCTTGTCCTTCTGTGCGTATCTTTCATAATCCAAAGCAGGGAGCCGATACCCCTCAGACAGATTGCCGTACGAAGTGGGAGGTGGCTACTCCTGAAAGTATGCGCAAGACCAGTGCTACTGCCTACTTCTTTGCCCGCTACCTGACTGAACACCTGAAAGTGCCCGTAGGCATTCTAGTCTCTGCCTGGGGAGGAACACCGGCTGAAGTGTGGACACCGGCCGAAATCGTGGAAAAAGACAAGATACTTTCAAAGAATAAATTAAAAGATTATCCCTGGTGGCCTATTAAGCCAGGGGTATTGTACAATCAGATGATTCATCCGCTGGTGCCTTATCAGATTGCCGGATGTATTTGGTATCAGGGAGAAAGCAACCACGAGAACGCACCGTCGTATGCCCGTCTGGTATCCAAGATGGTGGAGTCCTGGCGAAAAGATTTCAGATGGGATTTTCCATTCTATTACGTGCAGATTGCGCCTCATACGTACGGAGCGAAAAACAACACACCGGCTTTGCTGCGTGAACAGCAGGAGCTCATGCTGAGTCTGGTAAAGAGTACTGCCATGATTAATATCTCTGATTTGGTAGAGAATGTGAAGGACATTCATCCGCGTAACAAGCGGGCTATCGGGGAACGTTTGGCTTGTTTGGCTATGGATAAAGTTTATGGACAGTTTACTAATGCTTATGAGAGCCCGCACTTAGCATCTGCTGAACTTCAGAGAGGAAAGGTTGTAGTAAATCTTGAAGGAAATTTTTCTTTTTTGCGGTCGACTGCTCCCAACATTACGGGATTGGTGTTGACGGATGGAAAAGGGGACACACTTACCGTGAAGGCAAAAATTAAAGGGAAACAAATCGTGCTACCTGTAAGAAAGCAGAGTACTCCTCCTTATCAGGTTTCCTATTGCTTTGATGAGGCAACCATCGGCAGCTTACGCACGGAAGCCGGTCTTCCGGTATTGCCATTCTGTACGAAGCCTATCGAAAAATAA
- a CDS encoding AraC family transcriptional regulator codes for MEKKKDGFPNEKAIVIPQENLLRIKENPMTRLLHPTDVGYYPHAEGHYRERTEGSPQHILIYCHEGEGWYNIGKGRCTVKKNDFFIIEAGKPHVYAASTSHPWSIYWIHFTGEQSHLFSELFNRTIYIDDSPTARFNDRIQLFNEILVNLEMGYSIENLEYITLCLWYLLGSFRYIPQFREINKPKTQDTIQKVINYMKANLDKQLTLEDMAESVNYSPTYLSTLFTQKSGMSPINYFNQLKIQKACQLLDFTDKKAKEIAFELAFNDPYYFSKVFTKYMHMSPKEYRMKKKG; via the coding sequence ATGGAAAAGAAAAAAGACGGCTTTCCCAATGAGAAAGCCATTGTCATTCCTCAGGAGAATCTTTTAAGAATCAAAGAAAACCCTATGACGCGTCTGCTACATCCCACAGATGTAGGCTACTATCCTCACGCCGAAGGTCACTACCGAGAGCGTACAGAAGGAAGCCCGCAACACATTCTGATTTACTGCCACGAAGGAGAAGGCTGGTACAATATCGGAAAAGGAAGATGCACGGTAAAAAAGAACGATTTTTTCATTATTGAAGCAGGTAAACCGCATGTATACGCCGCTTCTACCAGCCATCCGTGGAGCATTTACTGGATTCATTTTACCGGTGAACAAAGCCACCTGTTTTCCGAGCTGTTCAACCGTACCATCTACATTGATGATTCACCTACGGCCCGTTTCAACGACCGCATCCAGTTGTTCAATGAGATTTTAGTAAACCTTGAAATGGGATACAGCATCGAAAATTTGGAGTACATCACGCTCTGCCTATGGTACCTGCTCGGCTCCTTCCGATACATTCCTCAGTTCCGCGAAATCAACAAACCCAAGACACAAGATACCATACAGAAAGTCATCAACTACATGAAGGCTAATCTGGACAAGCAACTGACACTGGAAGACATGGCCGAAAGCGTGAACTACTCACCTACTTATCTGAGTACACTCTTTACACAAAAATCGGGCATGTCTCCCATCAACTATTTCAATCAGTTGAAAATTCAGAAGGCATGCCAGCTCCTGGACTTTACCGACAAGAAAGCAAAAGAAATCGCTTTTGAACTCGCCTTTAATGATCCGTATTATTTTTCAAAAGTATTTACCAAATACATGCACATGTCGCCTAAAGAATATCGTATGAAGAAAAAGGGATGA
- a CDS encoding sugar-binding domain-containing protein, with product MKAAALLSFSLLCFSCSQQTDKIDLSGSWTFSTDSMDWSRMIELPGSMASNGYGEDIAIGTDWTGGIVDSSFFLKPSYAKYRETGNVKVPFWLQPVKYYKGKAWYQKEVVIPASWEGKDISLFLERCHWESRFYVDGKEIGMRNALGAPHRYDLTGKLSAGKHVLMLCVDNRVKNIDPGENSHSISDHTQGNWNGVVGDMFLEVKPEVNVSSVKIMPDRLAKKVSVSASLMNRYGKETNVVLEMTVGNEKVQQQSTLKPGENQVVMSLAMKGDIKCWDEFSPSLYDLKLSVKDAESGETDVYTERFGFRDVKVVDGKLTINDRRLFLRGALDCAVFPKTGFPPTDVESWKKIYTTCQQHGLNHVRFHSWCPPEAAFAAADEMGMYLEIECSSWANQSTTIGDGHDLDRFIWEESERIVREFGNHPSFCMMMYGNEPAGVGSHAYLTNFVATWKERDARRLYCSGAGWPNLPVNDFLSDSSPRIQAWGQGVKSIINAQAPRTDYDWSEYVGRFQQPMVSHEIGQWCVYPNFKEMAKYDGVMRPRNFEIFQETLAENGMAHLADSFLLASGKLQALCYKADIEAALRTKDFGGFQLLGLSDFPGQGTALVGVLDAFWEEKGYIRPEEYRRFCNSTVPLLRLPKLIYTNQETVKGSLEVAHFGSAPLEVTSTAWTLKTKEGKTIASGKLAHRPVGIGNCIPLGELEVPLDKVDVPSCLTLEATLGDYANSWHIWVYPVAVQEVADETQLLMTDCLDAKALQRLQEGGNVLLSLRKGSLPAEAGGEVAIGFSSIFWNTAWTLGQAPHTLGILCNPTHPALSEFPTEFYSDYQWWDAMSHSGAIEIAKIDKDLRPIVRVIDDWFTNRPLALLFEVKMGKGKLLVSGIDFWQDMDKRTEARQLLYSLKKYMCSDQFNPSSEVDVKDLSILSSTENQKSL from the coding sequence ATGAAAGCAGCAGCATTACTCTCATTTTCTTTGCTTTGTTTTTCTTGTAGTCAGCAGACTGATAAAATTGACTTGTCCGGTTCGTGGACCTTCTCTACGGACAGTATGGACTGGAGTCGGATGATTGAACTGCCGGGCTCAATGGCTTCCAACGGTTATGGAGAAGACATTGCAATCGGGACCGACTGGACAGGTGGTATTGTAGATTCTTCTTTTTTCCTGAAACCTTCGTATGCTAAATACCGTGAGACGGGAAATGTCAAGGTGCCTTTCTGGCTTCAACCGGTAAAATATTACAAAGGTAAGGCGTGGTATCAGAAAGAAGTGGTGATTCCAGCCAGTTGGGAAGGAAAGGATATTTCTCTCTTTCTGGAACGCTGCCACTGGGAGAGCCGTTTTTATGTAGACGGAAAGGAAATCGGTATGCGGAATGCCCTGGGCGCTCCTCACCGTTATGATCTGACAGGCAAGCTTTCAGCAGGGAAGCATGTGCTGATGCTTTGTGTGGACAACCGGGTGAAGAACATCGATCCGGGGGAGAACTCACATAGTATCTCCGACCATACGCAAGGAAACTGGAACGGGGTAGTGGGCGACATGTTCTTAGAGGTAAAGCCGGAAGTGAACGTGTCTTCCGTCAAGATTATGCCGGACCGTCTGGCTAAGAAGGTCAGTGTGTCGGCTTCCTTGATGAACCGTTACGGGAAAGAAACGAATGTGGTGCTCGAAATGACGGTAGGCAATGAAAAAGTACAGCAACAGTCTACCTTGAAGCCGGGCGAGAATCAGGTGGTGATGTCGCTGGCCATGAAGGGAGATATTAAGTGCTGGGATGAGTTTTCTCCATCCTTATATGATTTGAAGCTGAGTGTGAAGGATGCAGAGAGCGGTGAAACGGATGTTTATACGGAACGTTTTGGTTTCCGTGATGTGAAGGTGGTGGACGGTAAACTGACTATTAACGACCGTCGTTTGTTCCTGCGTGGTGCGTTGGATTGTGCCGTATTCCCGAAGACGGGTTTCCCTCCTACGGATGTGGAATCCTGGAAAAAGATTTATACCACCTGTCAGCAGCACGGACTGAACCATGTGCGCTTCCATTCCTGGTGTCCGCCCGAAGCTGCTTTTGCGGCTGCCGATGAGATGGGTATGTATCTGGAAATAGAATGTTCTTCCTGGGCTAACCAGTCGACCACCATTGGTGACGGACACGATTTGGACCGCTTTATCTGGGAAGAAAGTGAACGTATTGTGCGTGAGTTTGGCAACCACCCATCTTTCTGCATGATGATGTACGGCAACGAGCCTGCGGGAGTGGGAAGCCATGCTTATCTGACTAATTTCGTCGCTACCTGGAAAGAACGTGATGCCCGCCGTCTGTACTGCTCAGGTGCCGGATGGCCTAATTTGCCGGTTAATGATTTCTTGAGTGATTCCAGCCCTCGCATTCAGGCGTGGGGACAAGGAGTGAAGAGTATCATCAATGCACAGGCTCCACGTACGGATTATGACTGGTCGGAATATGTCGGACGCTTCCAGCAACCGATGGTGAGTCACGAAATCGGACAGTGGTGTGTGTATCCCAACTTTAAGGAAATGGCTAAGTACGATGGGGTGATGCGTCCGCGCAACTTTGAGATATTCCAGGAAACACTGGCCGAAAACGGCATGGCTCATTTGGCAGATAGTTTCCTGTTGGCCTCCGGAAAATTGCAGGCTTTGTGTTATAAGGCCGATATTGAAGCCGCCTTGCGTACAAAAGATTTCGGTGGATTCCAGTTGTTGGGCTTGTCTGATTTTCCGGGGCAGGGTACAGCTCTGGTAGGAGTGCTCGATGCGTTCTGGGAAGAAAAAGGCTACATCCGTCCGGAAGAATACCGTCGTTTCTGTAACAGTACGGTACCATTGCTGCGTTTGCCGAAACTGATTTACACCAACCAGGAAACGGTGAAAGGAAGTCTGGAAGTGGCGCATTTCGGATCCGCTCCGCTGGAGGTGACTTCTACTGCCTGGACCCTGAAAACAAAAGAAGGAAAGACAATCGCTTCGGGCAAGCTGGCACATCGGCCGGTAGGTATCGGCAACTGTATTCCGCTGGGAGAACTGGAGGTTCCATTGGATAAGGTGGACGTTCCTTCATGCCTGACACTGGAAGCTACATTGGGAGATTATGCCAACAGCTGGCACATCTGGGTATATCCTGTCGCGGTGCAGGAAGTTGCCGATGAAACACAGCTGCTGATGACGGATTGTCTGGATGCAAAAGCCTTGCAACGTCTTCAAGAAGGCGGTAACGTATTGCTCTCTTTGCGGAAAGGTTCCTTGCCTGCCGAAGCAGGAGGCGAAGTGGCGATAGGTTTCTCCAGTATCTTTTGGAACACAGCTTGGACGCTGGGACAGGCACCTCACACGTTGGGTATCTTGTGTAATCCGACTCATCCGGCACTTTCAGAGTTTCCTACAGAGTTTTATAGTGATTATCAGTGGTGGGATGCCATGAGTCATTCTGGAGCTATTGAAATCGCGAAGATTGATAAGGATTTGCGACCGATAGTACGAGTTATTGACGACTGGTTTACCAACCGTCCATTGGCTTTGTTATTTGAGGTTAAGATGGGTAAAGGTAAGTTGCTTGTGTCAGGAATTGATTTCTGGCAGGACATGGACAAACGTACAGAGGCCCGTCAGTTGCTCTACAGCTTAAAGAAATACATGTGTAGTGACCAGTTTAATCCTTCTTCTGAAGTTGATGTGAAGGATTTAAGTATTTTGTCTTCCACTGAAAATCAAAAATCACTGTAG
- a CDS encoding RagB/SusD family nutrient uptake outer membrane protein yields MKKFGLLITILVLFFSFSSCEDLLDKKPLDKISSADLWNSEGLIDGYMVDLYARVTPMYSWVQFTEDDWSDDIHSDNNNAVAQEAITNSYDAGWNKYDIIRLCNQAIEQVAVSEVLSDEMIVQYTAEARTLRAMVYFWMVRYFGGVMLVDKVLDPTSDMKLPRASESDMYDFIVEDLKYGKDNLPETTYLGRLNRASAHAFLIRVLLQAHRYEDAVIEGKSFIVDHANYGYIIDTNFHGIFNDFETGQESTETIFLRYGTSDGMNMQWTPMQFRLPLSTGEGDKLGVINDYDRNLYGWAMCYPTQELIDDFLMIDEDGVAKKWSDTKIWKDSYASGEKLCTQVMYKNRDKRFYSSIIYDGCIYLNDTINIRPPYWNHRTSMDRNLHRGMTGYNIRKGMYDDVCDWAWPPPEQDYHWPLLRLSEVYLNYAEALIRTNKADLALPYINETRTIHGGLPKITSTDDIWEDYKRERRCELAFENLRYWDLIRWAEYDKKETVDELNHDPSYIDFNSEGTKYVIMTVNGKYVSGDKAMYDALPNKVYNNGNTFPERIFTKKRFRFPVPKSEILENENLKQNPGWE; encoded by the coding sequence ATGAAGAAATTTGGTTTATTAATAACGATTCTGGTCCTTTTCTTTTCTTTTTCAAGTTGTGAAGATTTACTAGATAAGAAACCTCTTGATAAAATATCAAGTGCGGACTTGTGGAATAGTGAAGGACTTATTGATGGGTATATGGTAGATTTGTATGCCCGTGTTACGCCGATGTATTCATGGGTGCAGTTTACGGAAGATGATTGGAGTGATGACATTCATTCTGATAATAATAATGCAGTAGCTCAAGAAGCCATAACCAATTCTTATGATGCAGGTTGGAATAAATACGATATAATTCGTTTGTGCAACCAGGCTATAGAACAAGTTGCTGTCTCAGAAGTTCTCTCAGATGAGATGATTGTTCAATATACGGCTGAAGCCAGGACTTTACGTGCTATGGTGTATTTCTGGATGGTTCGATACTTTGGTGGAGTAATGTTGGTTGATAAGGTGTTGGATCCTACTTCTGATATGAAACTGCCAAGAGCTTCAGAATCTGATATGTATGATTTTATTGTGGAAGATTTAAAATATGGAAAAGACAACTTGCCGGAAACGACATACTTAGGTCGTTTGAATAGAGCAAGTGCTCATGCTTTTTTGATTCGAGTTCTTCTGCAAGCTCATAGATATGAAGATGCAGTAATTGAAGGTAAGAGTTTCATTGTGGATCATGCTAATTATGGCTATATAATTGACACTAATTTTCATGGTATTTTCAATGATTTTGAAACGGGTCAGGAATCAACGGAAACTATCTTTCTGCGCTATGGAACCAGTGATGGTATGAATATGCAGTGGACCCCGATGCAGTTCAGATTGCCTCTTTCTACAGGCGAAGGCGATAAATTGGGAGTGATTAATGATTATGATCGTAATCTTTATGGGTGGGCGATGTGTTATCCGACTCAAGAATTGATAGATGATTTTCTGATGATTGATGAAGATGGAGTAGCAAAAAAATGGTCGGATACAAAAATTTGGAAGGATAGTTATGCTTCTGGTGAAAAACTATGTACTCAGGTTATGTATAAAAATCGTGACAAACGTTTTTACAGTTCAATAATTTATGATGGATGTATTTATTTGAATGATACAATTAATATTCGTCCTCCATATTGGAATCACCGTACATCTATGGATAGAAATCTTCATCGAGGCATGACTGGATATAATATTCGTAAAGGAATGTATGATGATGTGTGTGATTGGGCATGGCCACCCCCTGAACAAGATTATCATTGGCCTTTGCTGAGATTGTCTGAAGTATATTTAAATTATGCAGAGGCTCTTATTCGGACTAATAAGGCAGATTTGGCTTTACCTTATATCAATGAGACTCGGACAATACATGGAGGGTTACCTAAAATTACTTCTACAGATGATATATGGGAAGATTATAAAAGAGAACGTCGATGTGAACTGGCATTTGAGAATTTAAGATATTGGGATTTAATTCGTTGGGCTGAATACGACAAAAAGGAAACAGTAGATGAACTTAATCACGATCCGTCTTATATTGATTTCAATTCTGAAGGTACGAAATATGTTATTATGACAGTAAACGGTAAATATGTGAGTGGTGATAAAGCAATGTATGATGCGCTACCTAATAAAGTTTATAATAATGGTAATACATTCCCTGAAAGAATCTTTACAAAAAAGCGTTTTCGCTTTCCAGTTCCGAAGTCTGAAATCTTAGAGAATGAGAATTTGAAACAGAATCCAGGATGGGAATAA
- a CDS encoding glycoside hydrolase family 95 protein: MKPIAFILPFFLLSCSTPQQEKSSSLKLWYESPADATVPDSPNGWQDDAEWLKGLPLGNGSLGAVVFGDVAMERIQLNEETMWSGSPQDCDNPDAPQYLDRIRQLLFEGKYKEATELTNRTQVCTGKGSGGGNGSTVPFGCFQTMGDLWIDFANKEAYSDYRRELNLEDATATVTYTQGDVHFKREIFISHPDQVMVIRLSADKQQQISFTCRMTRPEYFSTHTEGGQLIMSGALSDGKGGDGLQYMARLKAVTKGGEVICTDSTLTVSGADEAMLLLAASTDYQLTYPHYKGRDYLSLTRESIAKAEKKTFESLYQVHQKEYAAYFDRASFQLTELPDTLATDVLVAEAKAGKINPHLYELMFQYGRYLLISSSRPGTMPANLQGIWANKLQTPWNGDYHTDVNIEMNYWPAEVTNLSEMHLPMFDLIASLVAPGTKTAQTQYQKKGWVVHPITNVWGYTSPGEYASWGMHTGAPAWICQHIGEHYRFTGDKDFLKKMYPVLKGAVEFYMDWLVKDPKTGKLVSGPAVSPENTFVAPDGSQCQISMGPTHDQQTIWQLFDDFEMASEALQIKDVFTQEVADAKGKLLETRIGSDGRIMEWAQEFPEAEPGHRHISHLFAVHPGSQINLLQTPKLAEAASKSMDYRISHGGGHTGWSSAWLISQYARLHRAEKAKESLDKVLEKSLNPNLFTQCPPFQIDANFGTTAGIAEMLLQSHVYEQDAYIIQLLPSLPDGWKNGKFSGLKARGGFEVSVEWKDGVMVHAEIKSLLGNPFRVWYQGKYIETRSLEKGETWNWNS; this comes from the coding sequence ATGAAACCAATAGCTTTTATTCTTCCTTTCTTCTTGCTTTCCTGTTCCACACCTCAGCAGGAAAAATCTTCTTCTCTTAAACTCTGGTATGAATCTCCTGCTGATGCTACGGTGCCAGACAGTCCGAACGGTTGGCAAGACGATGCTGAATGGCTGAAAGGTTTGCCTTTGGGGAATGGTTCACTGGGAGCTGTGGTGTTTGGTGATGTGGCAATGGAGCGAATCCAGCTGAATGAAGAAACCATGTGGTCAGGAAGTCCGCAGGACTGTGATAACCCGGATGCACCTCAGTATCTGGATAGAATCAGACAGTTGCTTTTTGAGGGTAAATATAAGGAAGCTACAGAACTGACCAATCGCACGCAGGTATGTACGGGAAAAGGTTCTGGAGGAGGAAACGGTTCTACGGTGCCTTTCGGTTGTTTTCAGACTATGGGTGACCTTTGGATTGATTTTGCCAATAAGGAGGCTTATTCAGACTACCGCCGGGAACTGAATTTAGAGGATGCGACGGCTACAGTGACTTACACGCAGGGGGATGTACACTTCAAGCGCGAAATATTTATCAGTCATCCCGACCAGGTGATGGTGATTCGCTTGTCGGCGGACAAACAGCAGCAAATATCTTTCACTTGCCGTATGACACGTCCGGAATACTTCTCTACACATACTGAGGGCGGGCAACTGATTATGAGCGGAGCCTTGTCCGACGGAAAAGGAGGAGATGGATTGCAGTATATGGCTCGCCTGAAAGCTGTGACCAAGGGAGGAGAGGTGATTTGTACAGACTCCACTCTGACTGTGAGCGGAGCTGACGAGGCCATGTTGCTTTTGGCGGCTTCTACCGATTATCAGCTGACTTATCCGCATTATAAAGGACGGGATTACCTTTCATTGACTCGCGAGTCTATTGCCAAAGCAGAGAAGAAAACATTCGAGTCTTTGTATCAGGTTCATCAGAAAGAGTATGCGGCTTATTTTGACCGGGCTTCTTTCCAACTGACAGAATTGCCGGATACGCTGGCTACTGATGTGTTGGTGGCTGAGGCAAAGGCTGGTAAGATTAATCCGCACCTGTATGAGCTGATGTTTCAGTATGGCCGTTACTTACTGATTTCTTCTTCTCGTCCGGGCACGATGCCTGCTAACCTGCAGGGCATTTGGGCCAATAAATTGCAGACTCCATGGAACGGTGATTATCATACGGATGTCAACATTGAAATGAATTACTGGCCTGCCGAGGTAACCAATCTTTCAGAGATGCACTTGCCTATGTTCGACTTGATAGCTTCGCTGGTAGCACCGGGCACGAAGACTGCGCAAACCCAATATCAGAAAAAGGGCTGGGTGGTTCATCCTATCACGAATGTGTGGGGGTATACTTCGCCTGGAGAATATGCTTCATGGGGAATGCATACGGGAGCACCTGCATGGATCTGCCAGCACATTGGAGAACATTATCGTTTTACGGGCGACAAGGATTTCCTGAAAAAGATGTATCCGGTACTGAAGGGGGCGGTAGAGTTTTATATGGACTGGTTGGTGAAAGATCCGAAGACAGGTAAGCTGGTGTCTGGTCCGGCAGTTTCTCCAGAGAATACGTTTGTAGCTCCTGATGGAAGTCAATGTCAAATCAGTATGGGGCCGACTCATGACCAGCAGACCATCTGGCAGTTGTTTGATGATTTTGAGATGGCGTCTGAAGCACTTCAGATAAAAGATGTGTTTACGCAGGAAGTCGCAGATGCAAAAGGGAAATTATTGGAAACACGTATCGGTTCCGATGGCCGTATAATGGAATGGGCGCAGGAATTTCCGGAGGCAGAACCGGGGCATCGTCATATTTCTCATTTGTTTGCCGTGCATCCTGGTTCGCAAATCAACTTGTTGCAGACACCAAAACTGGCTGAGGCTGCCAGTAAGTCGATGGATTATCGTATCTCGCATGGTGGAGGACATACCGGCTGGAGCTCTGCGTGGCTGATTAGCCAGTATGCTCGTCTGCATCGGGCAGAAAAAGCCAAGGAAAGTCTGGATAAGGTATTGGAAAAGAGTTTGAATCCGAACCTGTTTACTCAGTGTCCTCCGTTCCAGATTGATGCGAATTTTGGTACAACAGCTGGTATTGCGGAAATGCTGCTGCAAAGTCATGTATATGAGCAGGATGCTTATATCATTCAGTTGCTTCCTTCACTTCCGGATGGATGGAAGAACGGGAAATTTTCTGGCTTGAAAGCACGTGGCGGATTTGAGGTGTCCGTAGAATGGAAAGACGGCGTAATGGTACATGCGGAAATCAAATCTTTGTTAGGTAATCCTTTCAGGGTTTGGTATCAAGGCAAGTATATTGAGACACGCAGCCTGGAAAAAGGGGAGACCTGGAATTGGAATTCTTAA